In one window of Cynocephalus volans isolate mCynVol1 chromosome 6, mCynVol1.pri, whole genome shotgun sequence DNA:
- the WEE2 gene encoding wee1-like protein kinase 2 has product MDDKDINKELRQKLSFSHCEEQTEDEEQKKAQEGGEAQSQTPEKCEAQDSEAKFTLSRTPLGNIRELDTSQEEDKGSPDQILRTPVSDPLKRPETPEQPGSSSEQVHGDGPSTPKSWPSQLMTSSTGKIPSRGSKHLRLTPVSLMSETSSTLVNINPFTPESYRKLLFQSSGKRKTRGDLEEAGPEEGKVGQGLPAKRCVLRETNMASRYKKEFLELEKIGVGEFGTVYKCIKRLDGCVYAIKRSTKPFAALSNENVALHEVYAHAVLGHHPHVVRYYSAWAEDDYMIIQNEYCNGGSLQAAISENTKSGNHFQEPKLKDILLQISLGLKYIHNSGMVHLDIKPSNIFICYKIQSESPGVPEEIENEADWFLSANVMYKIGDLGHVTSISKPKVEEGDIRFLANEILQEDYQHLPKADIFALGLTIAVAAGAESLPANGAAWHHIREGKVPDIPQELSGNFYNLLKSMIHPDPKERPSAVALARNRVLRPSVGKAEELQQQLNLEKFKTAALTRELRKAQQAQSPQEDTQDGDSGVSGAHTGSRSTKRLVGRKSVKSSSFTCGKSSP; this is encoded by the exons ATGGATGACAAAGATATTAACAAAGAACTGAGGCAGAAATTAAGCTTTTCCCATTGCGAAGAACAGACTGAGGATGAAGAGCAGAAGAAAGCACAGGAGGGTGGGGAAGCCCAGAGCCAAACCCCAGAGAAGTGTGAAGCTCAGGATTCAGAGGCAAAGTTTACACTGTCCAGGACTCCCCTTGGTAACATACGTGAACTCGACACATCTCAGGAAGAAGACAAAGGAAGTCCAGATCAGATTTTGAGGACCCCAGTGTCAGATCCTCTCAAACGCCCTGAGACCCCAGAACAACCAGGCAGCAGCAGCGAGCAGGTGCATGGTGACGGCCCCTCTACTCCCAAA AGCTGGCCCAGCCAACTGATGACTTCTTCAACAGGGAAGATCCCCTCCCGAGGATCTAAGCATTTGAGGCTCACGCCTGTTTCCCTCATGAGTGAGACCTCATCAACTCTGGTCAATATTAATCCCTTTACCCCAGAGTCCTATAGAAAATTACTCTTTCAATCCAGTGGCAAGAGGAAAACCCGAGGAGATCT cgAGGAAGCTGGTCCAGAGGAAGGCAAGGTAGGACAGGGCCTGCCTGCCAAG agatgtGTTCTCCGAGAAACCAACATGGCTTCCcgctataaaaaagaattcttGGAATTAGAAAAAATTGGGGTTGGGGAATTTGGTACAGTCTACAAGTGCATTAAGAGGCTGGATGGATGTGTTTATGCAATAAAGCGCTCCACAAAACCTTTTGCAGCATTATCAAATGA AAACGTGGCTTTGCATGAAGTTTACGCTCATGCAGTGCTTGGGCATCACCCCCACGTGGTACGTTACTACTCTGCATGGGCAGAAGATGACTACATGATCATTCAGAATGAATATTGCAATG GTGGGAGCTTGCAAGCTGCTATATCTGAAAACACTAAGTCTGGTAATCATTTCCAGGAGCCAAAACTCAAGGACATCCTTCTACAGATTTCCCTTGGACTCAAGTACATCCACAACTCAGGCATGGTGCACCTGGACATCAAACCTA GTAACATCTTCATTTGTTACAAGATACAAAGTGAGTCTCCTGGAGTCCCAGAAGAGATTGAAAATGAAGCTGACTGGTTTCTCTCTGCCAATGTGATGTATAAAATTG gtgaCTTGGGCCATGTGACATCAATAAGTAAACCTAAAGTGGAAGAAGGAGATATTCGCTTCCTGGCTAATGAAATTTTGCAAGAG GATTACCAGCACCTTCCCAAAGCAGACATATTTGCCTTGGGATTAACGATTGCAGTGGCTGCAGGAGCAGAGTCGTTACCCGCCAATGGTGCTGCGTGGCATCACATCCGTGAGGGGAAAGTTCCTGACATTCCTCAGGAGCTCTCGGGGAACTTTTACAACCTGCTCAAG AGCATGATCCACCCTGATCCAAAGGAGAGACCTTCTGCAGTAGCTCTGGCCAGAAATCGAGTTCTTCGGCCCTCCGTGGGGAAAGCAGAAGAGCTCCAGCAGCAGCTGAACTTGGAGAAGTTCAAGACTGCTGCATTGACAAG GGAACTGAGAAAAGCCCAGCAGGCCCAGTCCCCACAGGAAGACAcccaggatggtgactctggggtCTCTGGGGCCCACACAGGATCGAGAAGCACAAAACGCctggtgggaagaaagagtgtGAAGTCTTCAAGTTTTACCTGTGGGAAATCTTCCCCATAA